AATTTCCGGCAGAACCTTTCTTTTTACAAAATCTGATTAACTATTTTATCTATTCAGGAAAAAATGCTGAAGCATTGAATTACTTGAATCAGGCTATTACAGAAGAACCTAAAGTTGCTCAATATCAATATGTAAAAGGTAATTTGTTAGAAATGAACAAAGATATTGATGGTGCTCGTGCTGCTTTTGAAAAGGCTTTGGAATTAAAACCTGATTATGCAGAAGCAGAAGCTTCACTTGGTCGTTTATATTATAATCAAGCTATTAATATGCTTTTAGCTGCTAATGACATTAAAGACGTCAATGTTTATAACCAAAAAGTAACCCAAGCGACTGATGTTTTCAAACAAGCATTACCTTATTTTGAAAAAGCCCATCAGATGAATCCCAAAGATACAGATATTACCGGTACGTTGAAAAAATTGTACTATCGTTTGCAAATGACAAAAGAGTATCAGGCATTGAACAATGAAGGAAATAATTAAAAAACGTCTTGTTTTTATTATAAAAAACCGGCAATTTTTGTCGGTTTTTTTTGTGCAGTTTATTGAATTCTCGTATCTTCGTTTTTCAAACTTTATGAACAAACTATATGGATGTAAAAATCGAAGATAGCTGGAAAACACGCTTAAACGAAGAGTTTCAAAAAGATTATTTTACTCATCTGGTGCAATTTGTAAAAACTGCATACACTCGGGGGACTGTGTATCCTCCGGCAAAAAAGATTTTTAATGCATTTGATTTATGTCCTTTTGATAAGGTAAAGGTTATAATAATTGGGCAGGATCCCTATCATGAACCTAATCAAGCACATGGTTTATGTTTTTCTGTCATGGATGGAGTTTCCTTTCCACCTTCTCTCATTAATATTTTCAAAGAAATAGAAGACGATTTGCAGATTCCGATGCCTTCATCCGGTAATCTGGAACGCTGGGCTGTACAAGGAGTCTTATTATTAAACGCAACATTAACAGTAAATGCACATCAGGCAGGTTCGCATCAAAACAAAGGGTGGGAGAGATTTACCGATCAAATAATTGAATTGCTTGCTACAGAAAAAGAGCACCTTGTTTTTATGCTATGGGGTGCCTATGCCCAACATAAAGGAGCTATCATTTCTCCTACAAAACATCTGATTTTACAATCACCACATCCATCTCCTTTATCTGCTCATCGTGGTTTTTTTGGCAATCATCATTTCAGTCGTGCAAACGCATATTTAGCAGAGCATGGTGAAACGCCAATTCAATGGTGAGATCCGAAAAATAAAATTACAATACTAGGTTAATGCAATTTAATTGCTATTTTTGTGAGATAATATTCTTAGTTTCTTTCTGAACGGAATAAAGCATCTGTTATGGATTTACGATTAAAAAGTCTGAATGTAAGAAGGTTGTCCCATGCTGTGCTTTCGCTGATTCTAATCATTTCAGAAATAATATCAATGTCTTCGTGTATTACATACCGGGAAATCAACTATTTACAAAATAGCGGTCCGGGGATTCCTAATTATGCTGATACGGCGAAGTATCATGACTATCGATTACAACCTGGTGATCGTTTGTATATTCAGGTACTTTCTTTGAATCCAGATGTAAGTAAATTATTCCAACAAAATCAATCTCAAGGAGGAGACAATGGAAATTCTGATTTATTTACTTACCGAATTGATAGTTTGGGCTCCCTGACGTTTCCTTATGTAGGTAAAATTCATGCTGGAGGAAAGACAACCCGTGAAGTTAAAACGTTGCTTGAGGAAAAAGCAACAGCGTCATTAGGAAATTGTTATTTCAGAGTATCGCTAGCAAACAATTATTTTACAGTCATTGGAGCCGGAGGCACGGGGCGATATCCTTTATTTAAGAGTAAGCTCACTATTTTTGAGGCATTAGCTATATCAGGTGATCTGAATTCAATGGCTGATCGTTCAAAAATTCGTATTTTAAGACAAACACCAACAGGTACAGTTATCAAAACATTCGATATACGAGGAAAGTCAATCATTGGATCAGAATATTATTATGTTCAACCTAATGATATTTTATATATTCAACCAATGTCTATGCAATTTTTCGGAATTACATCATGGTCCGGATTGCTAAGCTCTATAACAATGTCAGTGTCTTTTGTCCTGATATTCCTTAGCATTTATCATTATGTTAAAAAATAAATATATTACGATAAATGTCAGATTATTGAAGATAGCAGTATTTATTATTGCTGCTTTTTCTCTTGTTTCATGTGTAAATAATTATACCACAGCATATTTACAAACCAGATCTAATTTGCCTCAATATCCAAAAGGAGAATATACATCTTATGTATTACAGCCTAATGATGAAGTTAGTTTACGAGTCTTATCTATTAAAGACAACGTGAATGCACTCTTTGCTTCTAATGGAGCCAATAATTCAGCAGGTGGAACAAATAGTTATCGCATATATGCTGACAGCACGGTTGATTTTCCTTTTATGTCACATTTGAAAATAGGAGGACTCACAATAGAAGCAGCTCGGCAAGTTGTTGAAAAACATATACAAAAGCTGGATCCCAATGCAAAAGTAATGTTAGCCTTAAGTAATGACTATTTTTATGTTCTTGGGGAAGCTGGTCATGGCAGGTATGCTATTTATAAAGATAAACTAAACATATTCGAGGCATTAGCGTTGTCTGGAGACGTCACCCAGAATGGCAA
The sequence above is drawn from the Microbacter margulisiae genome and encodes:
- the ung gene encoding uracil-DNA glycosylase; this translates as MDVKIEDSWKTRLNEEFQKDYFTHLVQFVKTAYTRGTVYPPAKKIFNAFDLCPFDKVKVIIIGQDPYHEPNQAHGLCFSVMDGVSFPPSLINIFKEIEDDLQIPMPSSGNLERWAVQGVLLLNATLTVNAHQAGSHQNKGWERFTDQIIELLATEKEHLVFMLWGAYAQHKGAIISPTKHLILQSPHPSPLSAHRGFFGNHHFSRANAYLAEHGETPIQW
- a CDS encoding polysaccharide biosynthesis/export family protein; amino-acid sequence: MLKNKYITINVRLLKIAVFIIAAFSLVSCVNNYTTAYLQTRSNLPQYPKGEYTSYVLQPNDEVSLRVLSIKDNVNALFASNGANNSAGGTNSYRIYADSTVDFPFMSHLKIGGLTIEAARQVVEKHIQKLDPNAKVMLALSNDYFYVLGEAGHGRYAIYKDKLNIFEALALSGDVTQNGNRANIRIIRQTAKGVVIKNFDIRSRSIVDSPFYYVYPNDIIYVSTAPTSFFQVNSFSSFIGIITTSVSFLLLVLNIKR
- a CDS encoding polysaccharide biosynthesis/export family protein, coding for MDLRLKSLNVRRLSHAVLSLILIISEIISMSSCITYREINYLQNSGPGIPNYADTAKYHDYRLQPGDRLYIQVLSLNPDVSKLFQQNQSQGGDNGNSDLFTYRIDSLGSLTFPYVGKIHAGGKTTREVKTLLEEKATASLGNCYFRVSLANNYFTVIGAGGTGRYPLFKSKLTIFEALAISGDLNSMADRSKIRILRQTPTGTVIKTFDIRGKSIIGSEYYYVQPNDILYIQPMSMQFFGITSWSGLLSSITMSVSFVLIFLSIYHYVKK